In one Aeromicrobium erythreum genomic region, the following are encoded:
- the crtI gene encoding phytoene desaturase family protein yields MSHVVVVGAGLAGLAAACHLVGDGHRVTVLEREDVPGGRAGILQRDGFTFDTGPTVLTMPDLIDRPLRAAGSSLAERLELTLLDPAYRAFYADGSTLEVRHGHEAMRAEIHRECGSVDAAAFDEFVTWLRRLYLTEMPHFIDRNFDRPTDLLSRPAAAARLLAMGGFGRLGPMIRRRFADERLHRLFSFQAMYAGLAPDDALALYAVITYMDSIEGVYFPKGGMRAVPRALADAATDAGAEIRYGTTVTALVRDSGGRVRGVATGEGTVAADAVVCTIDLPTAYTWLLPDLRPPRAVRGIGGRLGGDYSPSCVVWHVGVKGVPEGKAHHNIHFGQQWNEAFEDLMKRGTLMRDPSRLVTVHSLDDDEAAPEGHSTLYVLEPTPNLDVGRLDWKAEREPMRERLLAFLERSGYPTDVVVDELVTPLEWHEQGMAAGTPFALAHTFAQTGPFRPANVDKRVPGLVFAGSGTVPGVGVPMVLPSGRLAAERVNQLVR; encoded by the coding sequence ATGAGTCACGTCGTCGTCGTCGGAGCAGGGCTCGCCGGCCTGGCCGCCGCCTGCCACCTGGTGGGCGACGGCCACCGCGTGACGGTGCTGGAGCGCGAGGACGTGCCCGGCGGTCGGGCCGGCATCCTGCAGCGCGACGGGTTCACGTTCGACACCGGACCGACCGTGCTGACGATGCCCGACCTGATCGACCGGCCGCTGCGCGCGGCAGGGTCGAGCCTGGCCGAGCGGCTCGAGCTGACGCTGCTCGACCCCGCCTACCGCGCGTTCTACGCCGACGGGTCGACCCTGGAGGTGCGGCACGGCCACGAGGCCATGCGCGCCGAGATCCACCGCGAGTGCGGCAGCGTCGACGCCGCCGCGTTCGATGAGTTCGTCACCTGGCTGCGGCGGCTGTACCTCACGGAGATGCCGCACTTCATCGACCGCAACTTCGACCGGCCGACCGACCTGCTGTCGCGTCCGGCCGCGGCGGCGCGGCTGCTCGCGATGGGCGGCTTCGGGCGGCTGGGGCCGATGATCCGGCGTCGGTTCGCCGACGAGCGCCTGCACCGCCTGTTCTCCTTCCAGGCGATGTACGCGGGGCTCGCCCCGGACGACGCGCTCGCCCTCTACGCCGTGATCACCTACATGGACTCGATCGAGGGCGTCTACTTCCCGAAGGGCGGCATGCGTGCCGTGCCGCGGGCGCTCGCCGACGCGGCCACCGACGCCGGCGCGGAGATCCGCTACGGCACCACGGTGACGGCGCTCGTGCGCGACTCCGGAGGTCGGGTGCGCGGGGTCGCGACGGGCGAGGGCACGGTCGCCGCCGACGCCGTCGTGTGCACCATCGACCTGCCGACCGCGTACACATGGCTGCTGCCCGACCTGCGCCCGCCGCGTGCGGTGCGGGGCATCGGCGGACGCCTGGGCGGCGACTACTCGCCGTCGTGCGTCGTCTGGCACGTGGGCGTCAAGGGCGTGCCGGAGGGTAAGGCGCACCACAACATCCACTTCGGCCAGCAGTGGAACGAGGCCTTCGAGGACCTCATGAAGCGCGGCACGCTCATGCGCGACCCGTCGCGGCTGGTGACGGTGCACTCGCTCGACGACGACGAGGCCGCGCCCGAGGGTCACAGCACCCTCTACGTGCTGGAGCCGACGCCCAACCTCGACGTCGGACGGCTGGACTGGAAGGCCGAGCGCGAGCCGATGCGCGAGCGGCTGCTGGCGTTCCTGGAGCGGTCGGGCTACCCGACCGACGTGGTCGTCGACGAGCTCGTGACTCCGTTGGAGTGGCACGAGCAGGGCATGGCCGCGGGCACCCCGTTCGCGCTGGCGCACACGTTCGCCCAGACGGGCCCGTTCCGTCCCGCCAACGTCGACAAGCGGGTCCCCGGCCTCGTCTTCGCCGGCTCGGGCACCGTCCCCGGCGTCGGCGTCCCCATGGTCCTCCCGTCGGGCCGCCTGGCGGCCGAGCGCGTCAACCAGCTCGTCCGCTGA
- a CDS encoding phytoene/squalene synthase family protein, whose amino-acid sequence MARPLHPDPRLAAGYARCAELTRAHGTTYYWGARLLPREQRIDVYTVYALCRLADDIVDEPERVDPAVPGHDETDPAARLRRFEQHFWDSVAAGGADEPVMAAVVDSLQRRGTDPECFDRFFRAMELDLTRTTWATWEELRDGYMEGSAAVIGEMMLPVLQPLTPAAKEPARALGHAFQLTNFLRDVGEDLDRGRVYLPQEDLARYGVDPAERRVTPAWRSMMAEQVERNRALYRQAAPGVAMLPPPGARCVATALRMYARILDLVEAADYDVFSGRHRVRPRTKVAILADVLVRGPRRGLPPSGPPSPRASLAPRSQ is encoded by the coding sequence ATGGCCCGTCCCCTGCACCCCGACCCGCGGCTCGCGGCCGGCTACGCCCGGTGCGCCGAGCTGACGCGGGCGCACGGCACCACCTACTACTGGGGCGCCCGGCTGCTGCCGCGCGAGCAGCGGATCGACGTGTACACCGTCTACGCCCTCTGTCGGCTGGCCGACGACATCGTCGACGAGCCCGAGCGCGTCGACCCCGCGGTGCCCGGGCACGACGAGACCGACCCGGCCGCGCGGCTGCGACGCTTCGAGCAGCACTTCTGGGACAGCGTCGCGGCGGGCGGCGCCGACGAGCCGGTCATGGCGGCCGTCGTCGACAGCCTGCAGCGCCGGGGCACCGACCCCGAGTGCTTCGACCGGTTCTTCCGGGCGATGGAGCTCGACCTGACCCGCACCACCTGGGCCACCTGGGAGGAGCTGCGCGACGGCTACATGGAGGGCTCCGCCGCCGTGATCGGGGAGATGATGCTGCCCGTGCTGCAGCCGCTCACGCCGGCGGCGAAGGAGCCGGCACGCGCGCTCGGGCACGCGTTCCAGCTGACGAACTTCCTGCGCGACGTCGGCGAGGACCTCGACCGCGGGCGCGTGTACCTGCCGCAGGAGGACCTCGCCCGCTACGGCGTCGACCCCGCCGAACGACGCGTGACGCCGGCGTGGCGCTCGATGATGGCCGAGCAGGTCGAGCGCAACCGCGCCCTCTACCGCCAGGCGGCGCCCGGCGTCGCGATGCTGCCGCCCCCGGGCGCCCGCTGCGTCGCCACCGCCCTGCGCATGTACGCGCGCATCCTCGACCTCGTCGAGGCTGCCGACTACGACGTCTTCTCGGGCCGCCACCGGGTGAGGCCGCGCACGAAGGTAGCGATCCTGGCCGACGTGCTCGTGCGGGGTCCCCGCCGCGGGCTGCCGCCGTCGGGTCCGCCGTCGCCGAGGGCGAGCCTGGCCCCGCGCAGCCAGTAG
- a CDS encoding lycopene cyclase family protein, which yields MSGGRVDVAVVGLGPAGRSLASACAARGLRVVAVDPRPDAVWTPTYGVWEDELAGLPATVVRSRLAAPEVRAHEAHQLSRPYVVIDNVALQAALALDDVDVRRGRLDDAEVAALSSSARVVVDARGARPQGLCADDPAPAQTAFGVVVPDDVAAPALQGAEGLLMDWRTDWRGDGGGGTAGLRPSFLYAIPLGDGTVLLEETCLAASPPLPVAELKARLRRRLAARGVDPSAVDAPLHREVVHIPMRGRGRPPVPGTLAHGVAGRGGHVVTGYSVAHALRRSRALADELATGQVPRRVDAVAPADALREAGLRAVLRLDVDGTLALFDGFGHLPAHLQRAYMARDGDLTDVAAAMWSMFRRMPWSGRRELARATLLP from the coding sequence GTGAGCGGCGGACGGGTCGACGTGGCGGTGGTCGGCCTCGGGCCAGCAGGTCGCTCGCTGGCGTCGGCGTGCGCGGCGCGGGGTCTGCGCGTCGTCGCCGTCGACCCGCGTCCCGACGCGGTCTGGACGCCCACGTACGGGGTCTGGGAGGACGAGCTCGCCGGGCTGCCCGCGACGGTGGTCCGGTCCCGGCTGGCGGCGCCGGAGGTCCGGGCCCACGAGGCGCACCAGCTGTCGCGTCCGTACGTCGTGATCGACAACGTCGCGCTGCAGGCCGCCCTGGCCCTCGACGACGTGGACGTGCGCCGCGGCCGGCTCGACGACGCCGAGGTCGCGGCGCTGTCGTCGTCGGCGCGCGTGGTGGTCGACGCGCGCGGCGCCCGGCCGCAGGGCCTGTGTGCCGACGATCCCGCCCCCGCGCAGACCGCGTTCGGGGTGGTCGTGCCCGACGACGTCGCGGCCCCGGCGCTGCAGGGCGCGGAGGGGCTGCTGATGGACTGGCGGACGGACTGGCGGGGGGATGGGGGCGGCGGGACCGCGGGTCTGCGACCGTCGTTCCTCTACGCGATCCCGCTCGGCGACGGGACCGTGCTTTTGGAGGAGACCTGCCTGGCCGCCTCGCCGCCCCTGCCCGTGGCGGAGCTGAAGGCGCGGTTGCGGCGTCGGCTCGCGGCGCGCGGCGTCGACCCGTCGGCCGTCGACGCCCCGCTGCACCGCGAGGTCGTGCACATCCCGATGCGTGGTCGGGGTCGACCGCCGGTGCCGGGCACACTCGCGCACGGCGTGGCCGGCCGGGGTGGCCACGTGGTGACGGGTTACTCGGTGGCGCACGCGCTGCGTCGCTCGCGCGCGCTGGCGGACGAGCTGGCCACCGGTCAGGTGCCGCGTCGGGTCGATGCGGTGGCACCGGCCGACGCGCTGCGCGAGGCGGGTCTGCGGGCGGTGCTGCGGCTCGACGTCGACGGCACGCTCGCCCTCTTCGACGGCTTCGGCCACCTCCCCGCCCACCTGCAGCGCGCCTACATGGCGCGCGACGGCGACCTCACCGACGTCGCGGCGGCCATGTGGTCGATGTTCCGCCGGATGCCCTGGTCGGGCCGCCGCGAGCTCGCCCGCGCCACCCTCCTCCCCTAG
- a CDS encoding histidine phosphatase family protein: MGAIHLIRHGQASFGSDDYDQLSALGTRQGSWLGLAWEAADFRPHWSVAGSLRRHAQTAVAVLDAVDGDLYDVDAGWDEYDHLALAGEKVTPTTDPREFQAHLDAALGAWVSGAPSPVESFAEFSARVLRALDEAVAQAGSGRRVAVFTSGGPIALVASHLLAGDASLFIPLNRVVVNASVTTLIVGRGGTRLLTYNEHGHVPADQVTFR; encoded by the coding sequence GTGGGCGCCATCCATCTGATCCGGCACGGCCAGGCCTCGTTCGGCAGCGACGACTACGACCAGCTCTCCGCCCTCGGCACCCGTCAGGGGAGCTGGCTCGGGCTCGCCTGGGAGGCGGCCGACTTCCGGCCGCACTGGTCGGTGGCCGGCTCGCTGCGACGGCACGCCCAGACCGCCGTCGCGGTGCTCGACGCGGTCGACGGCGACCTCTACGACGTCGACGCCGGGTGGGACGAGTACGACCACCTCGCCCTGGCGGGCGAGAAGGTCACGCCGACGACGGACCCTCGCGAGTTCCAGGCGCACCTCGACGCCGCGCTCGGCGCGTGGGTCAGCGGGGCGCCGTCACCGGTCGAGTCGTTCGCGGAGTTCTCCGCCCGGGTGCTGCGCGCACTCGACGAGGCCGTCGCGCAGGCCGGGTCGGGCCGACGCGTCGCGGTGTTCACGTCGGGCGGGCCGATCGCGTTGGTCGCGTCGCACCTGCTGGCGGGTGACGCGTCGCTGTTCATCCCGCTCAACCGGGTGGTGGTGAACGCGTCGGTGACCACGCTCATCGTCGGGCGCGGCGGCACGCGGCTGCTCACCTACAACGAGCACGGCCACGTGCCCGCCGACCAGGTCACGTTCCGGTAG
- a CDS encoding enoyl-CoA hydratase-related protein, with amino-acid sequence METTVTEPESSPDTASELLLHDAEGVLTITINRPQVMNAVDGAMLARAAEAVETTDARVVVVTGAGAAFSAGADLRRLERGGTHENGNRLVRAIVATERPVVAAVNGPAAGIAMSVALAADVTVAHESAYFLQAFVNIGLMPDGGATELLAASVGRARAARLSLLGERLPAARAAEMGLIDRCCGDDHADQVAELVAKLAGGPTRAYAATKQAMNATTLRSLDETLERELRLQRELADTADSQEGIQAFLDKRPARFEGR; translated from the coding sequence ATGGAGACGACCGTGACCGAGCCCGAGTCGAGCCCCGACACCGCGTCCGAGCTGCTGCTCCACGACGCCGAGGGCGTCCTCACGATCACCATCAACCGGCCGCAGGTCATGAACGCCGTCGACGGCGCCATGCTCGCGCGCGCCGCCGAGGCCGTGGAGACCACCGACGCCCGCGTCGTCGTGGTCACCGGCGCCGGCGCCGCGTTCAGCGCGGGCGCCGACCTGCGTCGCCTCGAGCGCGGCGGCACGCACGAGAACGGCAACCGGCTCGTCCGGGCGATCGTGGCCACCGAGCGTCCGGTCGTCGCGGCCGTCAACGGGCCCGCCGCCGGCATCGCGATGTCGGTGGCGCTGGCCGCGGACGTCACCGTCGCGCACGAGTCGGCGTACTTCCTCCAGGCGTTCGTCAACATCGGCCTGATGCCCGACGGCGGCGCCACCGAGCTGCTGGCGGCGTCGGTGGGTCGGGCCCGGGCGGCTCGGCTGTCGCTGCTCGGCGAACGTCTCCCCGCGGCGCGGGCGGCGGAGATGGGACTCATCGACCGGTGCTGCGGCGACGACCACGCCGACCAGGTGGCCGAGCTCGTCGCGAAGCTGGCCGGCGGGCCGACGCGTGCCTACGCCGCCACCAAGCAGGCCATGAACGCCACCACGCTGCGCAGCCTCGACGAGACGCTCGAGCGTGAGCTGCGCCTGCAGCGCGAGCTGGCCGACACCGCCGACTCGCAGGAGGGCATCCAGGCCTTCCTCGACAAGCGGCCCGCCCGCTTCGAGGGTCGATGA
- a CDS encoding molybdopterin-dependent oxidoreductase: MSETTTAAPATRATAPWWTGALSGLLAAVAGVALGSGVATLLGVPTPIESVGNRVIDLVPRPLKEFAIEQFGTNDKPVLIGSVAATLLVAAAVAGWLGLRRPRLALGITALLGLAALVTAALDRTSTANVVVTVIPSLVTLAVSLLLLVRLLKALELSRKVGDETPAGFDRRAFLQAVLIASAAMAIGGGVTRFLGSSAAKDSRADVMLPQPATPAPAVPAGAQADVKGISPYITPNRDFYRIDTALRVPQVPADTFNLRIHGMVEKELNLSFEDLLKERLVESRITLTCVSNEVGGPYVGNAAWLGVPVAELLARAGVKDGADAVKTTSADDMTIGTPLEALTDTERGALIAIGMNGEPLPLEHGFPVRMVVPGLYGYVSATKWLVDIEVTKFSDFKAYWTTRGYDAEAPIKLSSRIDVPKAFEALPRDNVRIGGVAWAQSVGIERVEVKIDDGDWQDVDLAAQDNVNTWRQWSWTWEDATEGTHQVTVRATDADGTTQTSDRVPIAPDGSTGWHNVRFRVE, translated from the coding sequence ATGAGCGAGACGACCACCGCAGCACCTGCCACCCGGGCCACCGCCCCGTGGTGGACCGGCGCGCTGTCGGGTCTGCTCGCCGCGGTCGCGGGCGTCGCCCTCGGATCGGGTGTCGCGACGCTGCTCGGCGTGCCCACCCCGATCGAGTCGGTCGGCAACCGGGTGATCGACCTCGTCCCGAGGCCGCTCAAGGAGTTCGCCATCGAGCAGTTCGGGACGAACGACAAGCCCGTGCTCATCGGCAGCGTCGCTGCGACCCTCCTGGTCGCCGCGGCCGTCGCCGGTTGGTTGGGCCTGCGACGGCCGCGGCTCGCCCTCGGCATCACCGCCCTGCTGGGCCTGGCCGCCCTCGTGACCGCCGCACTCGACCGCACGTCGACCGCGAACGTCGTCGTCACCGTCATCCCCTCGCTCGTCACGCTGGCCGTGAGCCTGCTGCTGCTGGTCCGTCTGCTCAAGGCCCTCGAGCTGTCCCGCAAGGTCGGCGACGAGACCCCCGCCGGCTTCGACCGCCGCGCGTTCCTGCAGGCCGTGCTCATCGCCAGCGCCGCCATGGCCATCGGTGGCGGCGTCACCCGCTTCCTCGGCTCGTCCGCGGCGAAGGACTCGCGTGCCGACGTGATGCTGCCCCAGCCCGCGACCCCGGCCCCGGCCGTCCCGGCGGGCGCGCAGGCCGACGTGAAGGGCATCAGCCCCTACATCACGCCCAACCGCGACTTCTACCGCATCGACACCGCCCTGCGCGTCCCGCAGGTCCCGGCGGACACCTTCAACCTTCGCATCCACGGCATGGTCGAGAAGGAGCTCAACCTCTCCTTCGAGGACCTGCTCAAGGAGCGTCTCGTCGAGAGCCGCATCACCCTGACCTGCGTCTCGAACGAGGTCGGCGGGCCCTACGTCGGCAACGCCGCCTGGCTCGGCGTCCCCGTGGCCGAGCTGCTCGCCCGGGCCGGCGTGAAGGACGGCGCCGACGCGGTCAAGACCACCAGCGCCGACGACATGACCATCGGCACGCCCCTCGAGGCGCTCACCGACACCGAGCGCGGTGCTCTCATCGCCATCGGCATGAACGGCGAGCCGCTCCCGCTGGAGCACGGCTTCCCGGTGCGGATGGTCGTCCCCGGCCTCTACGGCTACGTCTCGGCGACCAAGTGGCTGGTCGACATCGAGGTCACGAAGTTCTCGGACTTCAAGGCCTACTGGACGACGCGCGGCTACGACGCCGAGGCGCCCATCAAGCTCTCCTCCCGCATCGACGTCCCCAAGGCGTTCGAGGCCCTCCCGCGCGACAACGTCCGCATCGGCGGCGTCGCCTGGGCCCAGTCCGTCGGCATCGAGCGCGTCGAGGTGAAGATCGACGACGGTGACTGGCAGGACGTCGACCTCGCCGCCCAGGACAACGTCAACACGTGGCGCCAGTGGTCCTGGACCTGGGAGGACGCCACCGAGGGCACCCACCAGGTGACCGTGCGGGCGACCGACGCCGACGGCACCACACAGACCTCCGACCGTGTGCCCATCGCACCGGACGGGTCGACCGGCTGGCACAACGTCAGATTCCGTGTCGAGTAG
- a CDS encoding FAD-dependent oxidoreductase, which yields MVRRIPPGRDRHAVLHAAAPGTAKLQEPRHVVVVGGGIAGLGAAVVLAERGVRVTLLEACEQLGGRVRSWPVGDAEAGGAGRTMSRGFHAFFRQYYTLRSLLRRVDPTLAHLVPVPDYPLRRGDGLTDSFAALPTTPPFNLLAFVLRSPTFPVSALPSVHVPSALELVATDYPASHERYDGESAQAFLDRLNFPEGARHLALEVFARSFFAHPSEFGAGELVGMFHAYFTGSSEGLMFDVPDDDYDTVLWAPLGRYLEGLGADVRLGTAVKGVRPEGDGWRVDVADGSVTADAVVVATDPRATRALVGALPADDDERVAWQRRVAEGRNAPPFGVLRVWLDGRVAPEREAFLGTSGYDLLDNVTVLERFEAGASRWTAEHGGSVVELHAYAADPSRDPDLAGDGPHGIDVERLRSRLLAGLHDVYPETRDLVVRHEELLVEDDCGLVGTGPWRDRLTVQTPYPGLVLAGDGLRVDWPIALMERAATTGVLAANRLLEGWGVRGEDVWTVPLQGLVHRLPGRGRRPS from the coding sequence ATGGTCCGACGCATCCCGCCGGGGCGTGACCGCCACGCCGTCCTGCACGCCGCCGCGCCGGGGACCGCCAAGCTGCAGGAGCCGCGACACGTCGTCGTGGTCGGTGGCGGCATCGCCGGCCTCGGAGCCGCGGTCGTGCTGGCCGAACGCGGGGTGCGGGTGACGCTGCTGGAGGCCTGCGAGCAGCTCGGCGGGCGCGTGCGGTCGTGGCCCGTCGGCGACGCCGAGGCGGGTGGAGCCGGGCGCACGATGAGCCGCGGCTTCCACGCGTTCTTCCGGCAGTACTACACGCTGCGCTCGCTGCTGCGCCGCGTCGACCCGACGCTCGCGCACCTCGTGCCGGTGCCCGACTACCCGTTGCGTCGCGGCGACGGCCTCACCGACTCCTTCGCCGCCCTGCCGACCACACCACCGTTCAACCTGCTCGCGTTCGTGCTGCGCAGCCCGACGTTCCCGGTCTCGGCGCTGCCGTCGGTGCACGTGCCGAGCGCGCTCGAGCTCGTCGCCACCGACTACCCGGCCAGCCACGAGCGCTACGACGGCGAGTCGGCGCAGGCCTTCCTCGACCGGTTGAACTTCCCCGAGGGTGCCCGCCACCTCGCGCTCGAGGTGTTCGCGCGGTCGTTCTTCGCGCACCCGAGCGAGTTCGGCGCCGGCGAGCTGGTGGGCATGTTCCACGCCTACTTCACGGGCAGCTCCGAGGGGCTGATGTTCGACGTCCCCGACGACGACTACGACACCGTCCTGTGGGCGCCGCTCGGCCGCTACCTGGAGGGGCTCGGTGCCGACGTGCGGCTCGGGACCGCCGTGAAGGGTGTCCGGCCCGAGGGCGACGGCTGGCGGGTCGACGTCGCGGACGGGTCGGTCACGGCCGACGCGGTCGTCGTCGCCACCGACCCGCGCGCCACGCGTGCGCTCGTCGGGGCACTGCCGGCGGACGACGACGAGCGCGTCGCGTGGCAGCGCAGGGTCGCGGAGGGCCGCAACGCGCCGCCCTTCGGTGTGCTGCGCGTGTGGCTCGACGGGCGCGTGGCGCCCGAGCGGGAGGCGTTCCTCGGCACGAGCGGCTACGACCTGCTCGACAACGTCACCGTGCTCGAGCGCTTCGAGGCAGGCGCGTCGCGGTGGACGGCGGAGCACGGCGGATCGGTCGTCGAGCTGCACGCCTACGCAGCCGACCCGTCCCGCGACCCCGACCTGGCGGGCGACGGACCACACGGGATCGACGTCGAGCGGCTGCGCAGCCGTCTGCTCGCCGGTCTGCACGACGTGTACCCGGAGACGCGCGACCTGGTCGTGAGGCACGAGGAGCTCCTGGTCGAGGACGACTGCGGTCTCGTCGGCACGGGACCCTGGCGCGACCGGCTCACCGTCCAGACCCCGTACCCCGGGCTGGTCCTGGCCGGTGACGGACTGCGCGTCGACTGGCCGATCGCCCTCATGGAGCGCGCCGCGACCACGGGCGTCCTGGCGGCGAACCGGCTGCTCGAGGGCTGGGGCGTGCGCGGCGAGGACGTCTGGACGGTACCCCTGCAGGGTCTGGTGCACCGGCTCCCCGGTCGCGGTCGGCGACCGTCGTGA
- a CDS encoding methyltransferase domain-containing protein, which translates to MPTPGTRLADEFDRAAPRYDLLTALNPGYHGALRDAARQLVARLPRRETWPTLWDLGCGSGLSTQALVDAAGPEARIVGLDASAGMLAQAQEKTWPDGVSFVQALAQDLPDVALLHLDGPADGAFGAYLLRNVPVDQRDATVAAIADQVRPGGWIALQDYHVKGSPAAQAVWSAVCWGVVTPLSVAVRGNPSIYRYLWRSVLENDSTAELQARLERAGLTDVTWSTAGGWQHGTLHTVLARKPL; encoded by the coding sequence GTGCCGACACCTGGGACCCGGCTCGCGGACGAGTTCGACCGCGCAGCCCCACGCTACGACCTGCTCACCGCCCTCAATCCGGGCTACCACGGCGCCCTGCGCGACGCGGCCCGCCAGCTCGTGGCGCGGCTGCCCCGTCGCGAGACGTGGCCGACGCTCTGGGACCTCGGCTGCGGCTCCGGACTGTCGACGCAGGCCCTGGTCGACGCCGCCGGCCCCGAGGCCCGCATCGTCGGGCTCGACGCCTCCGCCGGCATGCTCGCGCAGGCGCAGGAGAAGACCTGGCCCGACGGCGTCAGCTTCGTCCAGGCCCTCGCGCAGGACCTGCCCGACGTCGCGCTGCTGCACCTCGACGGCCCCGCCGACGGCGCGTTCGGCGCCTACCTGCTGCGCAACGTGCCGGTCGACCAGCGCGACGCCACGGTCGCGGCGATCGCCGACCAGGTCCGTCCGGGCGGCTGGATCGCGCTGCAGGACTACCACGTGAAGGGCTCCCCGGCGGCGCAGGCGGTGTGGAGCGCGGTCTGCTGGGGCGTGGTCACGCCGCTGTCCGTCGCGGTGCGCGGCAACCCCTCCATCTACCGCTACCTCTGGCGCAGCGTGCTCGAGAACGACTCCACCGCCGAGCTGCAGGCCAGGCTCGAGCGGGCCGGGCTGACCGACGTCACGTGGTCGACCGCCGGCGGGTGGCAGCACGGCACCCTGCACACCGTCCTCGCGCGCAAGCCCCTCTGA
- a CDS encoding fasciclin domain-containing protein, which translates to MRTTTKSKSLAIAAVASLSLFTAACGSSSDDSASSDSESSSTPSSEAASDAGSDLVGPGCADYAKAVPDGAGSVEGMAQDPVATAASNNPLLKTLVQAVSGKLNPDVNLVDTLNGGEFTVFAPVDDAFAKLPADTVKTLGTPEGAKTLESVLTYHVIPGQIAPDEIDGTHKTVNGADLEVTGSGDDIKVNGNAAVICGGVKTANATVYLIDSVLMPPAS; encoded by the coding sequence ATGCGCACGACCACCAAGAGCAAGAGCCTCGCGATCGCAGCCGTGGCCTCGCTGTCCCTGTTCACCGCGGCCTGCGGCTCGTCCAGCGACGACAGCGCCTCGTCCGACAGCGAGTCCTCCTCGACCCCGTCCTCGGAGGCCGCGTCCGACGCCGGTTCCGACCTCGTCGGCCCGGGCTGCGCCGACTACGCCAAGGCCGTCCCGGACGGCGCCGGCTCGGTCGAGGGCATGGCCCAGGACCCGGTCGCCACGGCCGCCAGCAACAACCCGCTGCTGAAGACGCTCGTCCAGGCCGTCTCGGGCAAGCTCAACCCCGACGTGAACCTCGTCGACACCCTCAACGGTGGCGAGTTCACGGTGTTCGCGCCGGTCGACGACGCGTTCGCCAAGCTGCCCGCCGACACGGTGAAGACGCTCGGTACCCCCGAGGGCGCCAAGACCCTCGAGTCGGTCCTGACCTACCACGTCATCCCCGGCCAGATCGCGCCCGACGAGATCGACGGCACGCACAAGACGGTCAACGGCGCCGACCTCGAGGTCACCGGCTCCGGCGACGACATCAAGGTGAACGGCAACGCCGCCGTCATCTGCGGTGGCGTCAAGACCGCCAACGCCACGGTGTACCTGATCGACTCGGTGCTCATGCCGCCGGCCAGCTGA
- a CDS encoding nitroreductase gives MSAPIDVLEGLLADRWSCRGYTDEQVDTATIERLLAAAQRTPSWCNTQPWHVVVTAGGETERLKQAMADDERFGPDLEFPPSYEGVYAERRRESGWQLYEAVGVVKGDRAGSAAQTMRNFEFFGAPHVAIVTTAKSLSVYGAVDCGLYVQSFLLAAQALGLGACAQAALAMRSELLREWFELDDDRQVVCGISFGHPDPDHPTASYRTTRAPLDQAADLRL, from the coding sequence ATGAGCGCGCCGATCGACGTCCTGGAGGGTCTGCTCGCGGACCGCTGGAGCTGTCGCGGCTACACCGACGAGCAGGTCGACACCGCCACCATCGAGAGGCTGCTCGCCGCCGCGCAGCGCACGCCGTCGTGGTGCAACACGCAGCCGTGGCACGTGGTCGTCACGGCCGGCGGCGAGACCGAGCGGCTCAAGCAGGCGATGGCCGACGACGAGCGGTTCGGTCCCGACCTGGAGTTCCCGCCTTCCTACGAGGGCGTGTACGCGGAGCGTCGCCGTGAGTCGGGCTGGCAGCTCTACGAGGCGGTGGGCGTCGTGAAGGGTGACCGGGCGGGTTCGGCCGCCCAGACGATGCGCAACTTCGAGTTCTTCGGCGCACCGCACGTCGCGATCGTGACGACCGCGAAGTCGCTCAGTGTGTACGGCGCGGTCGACTGCGGGCTCTACGTGCAGTCGTTCCTGCTCGCCGCGCAGGCGCTCGGCCTCGGCGCGTGCGCGCAGGCGGCGCTCGCCATGCGCTCGGAGCTGCTGCGGGAGTGGTTCGAGCTCGACGACGACCGCCAGGTGGTCTGCGGCATCTCCTTCGGCCACCCCGACCCCGACCACCCCACCGCCTCCTACCGCACCACCCGCGCCCCCCTCGACCAGGCCGCCGACCTCCGCCTCTGA